A region from the Leptospira venezuelensis genome encodes:
- a CDS encoding cysteine desulfurase, translated as MSFDLEKIRGDFPILSTKMNGKPLVFLDSAASSQKPKSVIDTIRKYYEAENANIHRGVYYLSQKATEKYEMARIRTSRFIGAACAKVVIFTRNTTESINLVAQSWGRTNIHEGDEIVLTELEHHSNLVPWQMLAQEKQAVLKFIPLNQDSTLDLTNLDEIITERVKLVALAQMSNVTGTIHDLSAIIRRAREVGAKVLIDGAQGICHLPTNVQKEDYDFYAFSAHKMLGPTGVGILYAKEEILDTMPPWMGGGDMISKVWKDKSTYADLPARLEAGTPNISGVIGFGAALEYLESVGMQEIRNHELELLQYALDRLEDFGGLELYGTNDLSKRGGVISFNFPGVHPHDVGSILDEEGIAIRVGHHCAQPFMDFKGIAGTCRASFYLYNTKEDVDSLLVGLKKVKEIFGRVLKR; from the coding sequence TTGAGTTTTGATCTCGAAAAGATACGCGGAGATTTTCCGATTCTATCTACAAAGATGAACGGGAAGCCCTTGGTGTTTCTGGACAGTGCCGCCAGTTCTCAAAAACCTAAATCTGTTATAGATACTATCCGTAAATATTATGAAGCGGAGAATGCGAACATTCACCGTGGAGTGTATTATCTTTCTCAAAAGGCTACCGAAAAATATGAGATGGCTCGTATCAGAACTTCTCGTTTTATTGGAGCTGCCTGCGCTAAGGTTGTTATATTTACTCGCAATACTACTGAATCCATCAACTTAGTCGCCCAATCTTGGGGACGTACTAATATCCACGAAGGCGACGAGATTGTGCTCACCGAGTTAGAGCATCATTCTAATTTAGTTCCTTGGCAAATGTTGGCCCAGGAAAAACAAGCAGTATTGAAATTTATACCTCTCAATCAAGATTCCACTTTGGATCTGACTAATCTGGATGAGATCATTACTGAAAGAGTGAAGTTAGTCGCTCTTGCTCAGATGTCCAATGTGACCGGTACCATTCACGATCTTTCTGCGATTATCCGTAGAGCAAGAGAGGTTGGAGCGAAAGTGTTGATCGACGGAGCCCAAGGGATCTGTCACCTTCCAACAAACGTTCAAAAAGAAGACTATGATTTTTACGCATTTTCCGCGCATAAGATGCTTGGACCAACTGGTGTAGGAATTCTCTACGCTAAGGAAGAGATCTTAGATACAATGCCTCCTTGGATGGGAGGAGGGGACATGATCTCCAAAGTCTGGAAAGACAAATCCACTTATGCAGATCTTCCTGCAAGATTAGAAGCTGGGACTCCAAATATTTCCGGAGTTATCGGGTTCGGTGCTGCACTTGAATATTTAGAATCAGTGGGAATGCAAGAGATCAGAAACCATGAGTTGGAACTCCTACAATATGCTTTGGATCGATTAGAAGATTTCGGCGGTTTGGAACTGTACGGAACAAACGATCTAAGCAAAAGAGGCGGAGTGATCTCCTTCAATTTTCCAGGAGTACATCCTCACGATGTAGGTTCTATTCTGGACGAAGAAGGGATTGCAATCCGAGTGGGACATCATTGCGCTCAGCCTTTCATGGACTTCAAAGGAATCGCAGGCACCTGCCGTGCTTCTTTCTATCTTTATAATACCAAAGAAGACGTAGATTCTCTTTTGGTAGGTCTAAAGAAAGTGAAGGAGATTTTTGGCCGTGTCCTTAAGCGATAG
- a CDS encoding SufD family Fe-S cluster assembly protein — MLLAGSISEYIKDKKEPSILTEFRTNAEKLLNSAIFPDSSLESWRKISLSNFKISEYTKVCPDSSVTVSGNAKVTKLQDLPPEKLSEVLKKAGSAVSFYSKEWFPLFVFSRFTHAYYVQLGPDPSSFPEIKIECKDGNIILPLLIVDAVPGAKSNFLERWESPSQKDLVLMSGVTILLTPPNGDFQYSSLENLGDSTFHFRATYGVQEKDSKFHASIASWGGYKGKSFYDTNVAGKGCWTRYVGFSPLKAREFQDTEIRILHSESHAQSSILYRTVVREKAHHVFTGNLHIPSHCKDVGAIQINNNLLLDRTARAESIPKLEVFADSVKCEHGATVGEIDEEQLFYLASRGISEEEARKMIVEGFLTEVVREFPSETIREELSSMIESRMLGE; from the coding sequence ATGCTTTTGGCGGGATCTATTTCGGAATATATAAAAGATAAGAAGGAGCCATCCATTCTTACCGAATTCCGTACGAACGCCGAAAAACTGCTGAACTCTGCTATATTTCCCGATTCTTCTTTGGAATCTTGGAGAAAGATCAGTCTTTCTAATTTTAAAATTTCAGAATATACTAAAGTTTGCCCTGATTCTTCTGTGACTGTTTCTGGAAACGCTAAAGTCACAAAATTGCAAGATCTTCCCCCTGAAAAACTTTCAGAAGTTTTAAAAAAAGCAGGTTCTGCAGTTTCATTTTATTCTAAAGAATGGTTTCCTCTTTTTGTTTTTTCCAGGTTCACTCACGCGTATTATGTGCAGCTTGGTCCAGATCCTTCTTCTTTTCCTGAGATTAAAATTGAATGTAAGGATGGAAATATCATTCTTCCACTTTTGATCGTAGATGCTGTTCCGGGAGCTAAATCCAATTTTCTGGAAAGATGGGAATCTCCTTCTCAGAAAGATTTGGTGCTCATGAGTGGAGTCACTATTCTTCTCACTCCTCCTAACGGAGATTTTCAGTATTCTAGTTTGGAAAATTTGGGAGATTCTACTTTTCATTTTAGAGCTACCTATGGAGTTCAAGAGAAGGATTCCAAGTTTCATGCAAGTATTGCTTCTTGGGGTGGATACAAAGGTAAATCGTTCTACGATACGAATGTTGCTGGAAAAGGATGCTGGACACGTTATGTGGGGTTTTCTCCGTTAAAAGCGAGAGAGTTTCAGGACACTGAAATTCGAATTCTTCATTCCGAAAGTCACGCTCAAAGTTCTATCTTATATCGTACTGTTGTAAGAGAGAAGGCTCATCATGTTTTTACAGGGAACCTTCATATACCTTCTCATTGCAAGGATGTGGGTGCGATTCAGATTAATAACAATCTACTCCTCGACAGAACTGCAAGAGCAGAATCTATTCCTAAATTGGAAGTATTTGCCGATAGCGTGAAATGTGAGCACGGTGCAACAGTCGGAGAAATAGACGAAGAGCAATTATTCTACTTAGCTTCTCGAGGCATCTCAGAAGAAGAAGCCCGCAAAATGATCGTAGAAGGATTCTTGACCGAAGTAGTTAGAGAATTTCCTTCTGAAACTATTCGCGAAGAATTATCCTCTATGATAGAATCTAGGATGTTGGGCGAGTAA
- a CDS encoding non-heme iron oxygenase ferredoxin subunit — protein MGEFQKLAKLSDLKEGEVFVAETRYHRVGLTRLGDEVCAFADLCTHDGEDISTGELEGDVIVCPRHSAKFNIRTGKVLCMPAVEDLPVYKTRIVGDEVEVELED, from the coding sequence ATGGGCGAATTTCAGAAACTAGCTAAACTTTCCGATTTGAAAGAAGGCGAGGTATTCGTAGCAGAGACCCGTTACCATAGGGTGGGGTTGACTAGACTGGGGGACGAAGTCTGTGCATTCGCAGATCTTTGTACTCATGACGGTGAGGATATATCGACAGGAGAATTGGAAGGGGACGTAATCGTTTGTCCAAGACATTCTGCAAAGTTTAATATTCGCACGGGAAAGGTACTTTGTATGCCTGCGGTGGAAGATTTGCCAGTCTATAAGACTAGAATCGTAGGTGACGAAGTCGAAGTGGAGTTAGAGGATTGA
- the sufC gene encoding Fe-S cluster assembly ATPase SufC — MAELLKILNLRAGVETESGEVQEILKGVDLTIGEGEVHAIMGPNGSGKSTLSNVIMGHPKYKVISGDILFRGESLLEKPTDERARAGIFLCFQYPTSIPGVTIGNFLRTILKSVRGKDLPVKEFRKELKEATALLEVPDTWIGRYVNDGFSGGEKKRNEILQMTLLKPKLSVLDETDSGLDIDALRIISEGITKNKSAERSILLITHYQRMLNYVTPDFVHVFAQGKILKTGGRELALELEEKGYDWILNGAK, encoded by the coding sequence GTGGCGGAACTACTCAAAATTTTAAATCTTCGCGCCGGAGTGGAAACCGAATCCGGTGAAGTTCAGGAAATCCTAAAAGGAGTCGACCTCACCATCGGCGAGGGAGAAGTCCATGCCATCATGGGTCCTAATGGATCCGGAAAAAGTACATTATCAAATGTCATTATGGGTCACCCTAAATATAAGGTGATCTCTGGGGATATACTTTTCAGAGGGGAGTCCCTTCTCGAAAAACCAACGGACGAAAGAGCGAGGGCCGGCATCTTTCTATGTTTCCAATACCCAACCAGCATCCCAGGCGTAACGATCGGTAATTTTTTACGTACCATCTTAAAATCGGTCCGAGGCAAGGATCTACCCGTAAAAGAATTCCGCAAAGAGCTTAAAGAAGCCACTGCCTTATTAGAAGTTCCTGATACTTGGATCGGAAGATACGTGAACGACGGATTTTCAGGTGGAGAGAAAAAAAGAAATGAGATCCTTCAGATGACTCTTCTTAAACCGAAACTTTCAGTTCTAGATGAAACTGATTCAGGTTTAGATATAGACGCACTTAGAATTATCAGCGAAGGGATCACTAAAAATAAGTCAGCGGAAAGATCCATACTGCTAATCACACATTACCAAAGAATGTTAAATTACGTGACTCCTGATTTTGTTCACGTATTCGCACAAGGTAAGATCCTCAAAACTGGTGGAAGAGAGCTTGCTCTGGAATTAGAAGAAAAAGGATACGATTGGATCCTGAACGGAGCGAAATAA
- a CDS encoding PIN domain-containing protein — MVLYIDTSLLLNILYAEAGYEDHLDYFNKSNLKFASILLEIESFRSLYFTYSKEGKHLPKNWFKDAEGFLGEFISQINLKNLDDDIRTEIRKNKEVLELKSLDAAHLATALHIRKSISDDLILCSMDEKFRSVAKKLGFKLYPKK; from the coding sequence ATGGTCTTATATATCGATACTAGTCTTCTATTAAATATTCTTTATGCAGAAGCCGGTTACGAAGACCATTTGGATTATTTCAACAAATCTAATCTCAAGTTCGCTTCTATCTTGCTTGAGATAGAAAGTTTCAGAAGTTTATATTTCACCTATTCTAAAGAAGGCAAACATCTGCCTAAAAATTGGTTTAAAGACGCGGAAGGTTTTCTGGGAGAATTTATTTCTCAAATCAATTTAAAAAATCTAGATGATGATATTCGAACAGAGATTCGCAAGAACAAAGAAGTTTTAGAACTTAAATCCTTGGATGCTGCTCACTTGGCCACTGCATTGCATATCAGAAAGTCAATCTCGGACGATTTGATCCTATGTTCTATGGATGAAAAATTCAGATCAGTGGCTAAAAAACTTGGTTTTAAATTATATCCAAAAAAGTAA
- a CDS encoding type II toxin-antitoxin system Phd/YefM family antitoxin — translation MALVATILGMRAVGIKDLKNNLSSFLDFVRGGETVLILDRNHPIAEIKKFDEKSDLTKRYLEEAVTSNSITPAKNPKGINIPKSLLLNAGTKTKVSAAWKEAYREDRD, via the coding sequence GTGGCCCTGGTAGCTACAATTTTAGGTATGAGAGCGGTCGGGATTAAAGATCTTAAAAATAATCTAAGTAGTTTTCTAGATTTTGTACGTGGTGGGGAGACTGTCCTAATTTTGGACAGAAATCATCCTATTGCAGAGATCAAAAAATTCGACGAAAAATCAGATCTCACTAAACGGTATCTGGAAGAAGCAGTGACTTCTAATTCTATTACCCCTGCTAAAAATCCAAAAGGAATCAATATTCCAAAGTCCTTATTATTAAATGCTGGAACCAAAACAAAAGTCTCTGCAGCTTGGAAGGAGGCTTACAGAGAGGACAGGGATTAA
- the sufU gene encoding Fe-S cluster assembly sulfur transfer protein SufU codes for MSLSDSLYQEVLLDHYQNPRHHGKMEHFHLHQEGVNPLCGDEVELFLKLNGEIISEISFVGRGCSISQASASMLTDCLYGKTISEAKSLLQEFKGMLLEDKVPNFSEEYEDLESMEAVKKIPARIKCATLAWNTLEKAIGK; via the coding sequence GTGTCCTTAAGCGATAGTCTTTACCAAGAAGTACTACTCGATCATTACCAAAACCCAAGACATCATGGAAAGATGGAACACTTCCATCTTCATCAAGAAGGAGTTAATCCTCTCTGTGGTGATGAAGTAGAACTCTTCTTAAAACTGAACGGAGAGATTATTTCCGAGATCAGTTTTGTAGGGAGGGGCTGTTCTATCTCCCAAGCATCCGCTTCTATGTTAACCGATTGTCTTTACGGCAAAACAATTTCCGAAGCAAAATCACTTTTGCAAGAGTTTAAGGGAATGCTTTTAGAAGACAAGGTCCCGAATTTTTCCGAAGAATATGAAGACCTAGAATCTATGGAAGCGGTAAAGAAAATTCCGGCACGTATCAAATGCGCTACGCTCGCTTGGAACACTCTGGAAAAGGCGATTGGAAAGTAA